The stretch of DNA CAATATTACGTGCAGCACCGAAGAAACGCTTTGGCTTCTGCAAGGCATTGGCATCAACACCACCTGTCAACACCTTACCAGATGCAGGTGCAACCGTGTTGTAAGCGCGTGCCAAACGAGTAATAGAATCAAGGAAAATAACAACATCGTGACCGCATTCAACCATACGTTTAGCCTTCTCTAATACAATACCAGCAATTTTCACGTGGCGTTCTGCAGGTTCGTCAAATGTAGAAGCAATAACTTCTGCATTTACAGTACGTGCCATATCCGTAACCTCCTCTGGGCGCTCATCAATCAACAACATCATCAAGTAAGCCTCAGGATGGTTGGCAGCAATAGCATTTGCGATATCCTTCATCAAGATAGTCTTACCTGTTTTAGGTTGTGCAACAATCAATGCACGCTGTCCCTTTCCGATTGGTGAAAATAGGTCAACGATACGTGTTGAAAGATTTGTTGTACGAGGGTCACCACATAGCGTAAACTTCTCATCAGGGAAAAGTGGTGTAAGGTGTTCAAAAGGAATACGATCACGTACCTCAGAAGGATTACGACCATTAATCTTATCAATGCTTGTCAGTGGGAAATACTTCTCTCCCTCATGTGGTGGGCGTACGTGGCATTCCACAACATCACCAGTTTTTAAGCCATATTGCTTAATCTGATTGTTTGCTATATAAACATCATCAGGTGATGATAAGTAGTTATAATCACTTGAACGTAAGAAACCATAACCATCAGGCATTACTTCAAGAACACCATTAGCCTTGATAATGTCAGAGAAATCATAGTTGGCATTGTTTACAACAGGAGCATTCTCATAGATAGGAGTTGATGGCAGGTGTGCAGGTGTTGTAGGCTGATCAAACATGTCATAGTTTGGTACAATACCTTGATCCTCTATCGGCAAATCTACTATAGGAATGAAATCGGTACCATCTCCAGGGTCTCCCGGCCATATACCATCAGGAAGTTCTGAGTAACCAGCAGCTTCCATATTCATGTTATGTGCGTTTACTTTTTCTTGAAGACGTGCTAACAATTCTTCTTTATCTTCACCCTCATCTTGCGGAGTTACGTTAGAGAATTGATCTTCTGGAATAAAATCTTCAGATGTAGAAGGCTCTAACTTCTCTTCTTTCTCCTCCTCTTTCATCTTTTCTGTATTTTTCTGCTCTGCTTCTTTTGCCTTTATTGCAGCTTCTGCGGCAGCAATGGCTTCTAGCTCAGCTTTAGATTTACGGCCACGATGTTTAGGGATAGATGCTAATATCTCTTCTGGTGATTTCTCGTCATTCTGTTCTACCTTCGTTTGTGGTAACTCTTTAAAAAGTGATTGTTGAGCTGTGGCCGTATTTTTGTTCTTTTGCACGTCGAAGTTTTCTCCCTCATCACCATGAACTGAATATACTCGGTCAGTATCTTTTCGTGCTATTCTGGTACGCTTCCGCTTGGACTCTAAAGGATGTGCTGTACCTGCTTCTTCCGCTTGGCGGTCAAGAATAGCATAAACGAGCTTGTCTTTATCATCTCCAGGTGAATAAACAGCCCCAGTGCTCTGAGCAATAGCTTCAAGCTCTGAAACTCCTTTCTCTAATAATTCTTCTTTGCTTAACATATAAATATGTATCGAAAATTTCTTTGATTGTGTGGATGTTTCATAAGGTGAAACATCATTGAATGATATCTTTTTGTGGCGCAAAGGTATAATTTTTATTTGAACCTTACAAGAAAATAACTTATCTTTTTTAATATTCTTTTAGTAAAGAGAATTAAGGCAGCATATATTAAAGTCGTCCTTTGCTGGTAAGATACATATATGGCTCTGTTTTAGATATTAAATACTCCTAGACAATGAGAATGAATTCCTAATGTCTGGGAGTATTTTATATTATGATTTAATTACTTGTTATATTATTAACTTTACTGATGCTGTTCACGTAGAAGATCATTGACTGTCTTTACAGGATTGAAAGTATCGAGTGGTACTTCGATAAAGATTGTATTCCAATCGCTCATAGCACCGTTCCATAAACCTGGAAGTTCTAAGGCTTTGAGTTCATGGCCATTCTTAGATTTAGAGCTTATAAAACCTGTAGATTTATCAACATATTTTGTCAAGTCAAAAGCATTTCCCATATAATCCTTGATGGCGCAAACAAGGTCAACAGGATTGAAGTGGGTTCCTTCTGTAAACATCTTCATTGATGCTTCATCATTCTTATCAATCTGCGAACTCTCAAGAATTTGAAGACTTACTGTGGCATCATGGTTATAGGCAAGAAAAGGACCACCACCAGGTTCACCTACATTCTTCACCATACCACATACACGCATTGGCCTGTTTAATTTCTTGTATAAATATTCTGCGAGTGCTGCATCATCAAGGGATACAACATCATGCTTTTCGCAAGAAAGTTCGTTCTGCAAGAAGTTTAGCATTTCTTCCTGTTCTGTATGTGAACAACCACCCTTCTGCAATTTACGAAGATAAGCGAAGGTACGCTCTTGTAAAGCAACTAGTTTACCCGCAATGATCATTTTCCAAATGATGGTATCTTCCTTCAAACTGTCTGGCACCACGTTATCAATATTCTTGATAAATACAATATCTGCCTCTAAGTCATTCAAATTCTCTATCAAGGCTCCATGACCACCTGGGCGGAACAATAACGAGTCATCTTCATTACGGAAAGGTGTGTTGTCAAGGTTTACTGCTATTGTATCTGTGCTAGGCTTTTGTTCTGAGAAGGAAATATCAAACTTCACTCCAAACTTAGCTTCATATTTAGCTTGTTTATCAGTTACCTTTTGTTTAAATAATTGTAAGTGCTCGTGTGAAACGGTGAAATGAACGTGAGCCTGTTTATTACTTTCTGCATATCGAGCTGCTTCAACCAAGTGTTCTTCCATTGGAGTGCGTTCTCCATCGTTATAAGAATGGAACAATAGCAAACCCTTAGGGAGCTGTCCGTAATTCATTCCTTCCTTATTCAGTAGCGTTGCAACAACGGCTTTGTATTGCCCATTAGCCACCAGTTCATCTACACTCTTACCTTCTAACTGTTTACATTTTTCTGATAATTCGTCAAAAAAGGCAAACCTGTGGATCTTAGAGAAGAACTCTTTTTCAAAATCACTTACTGGAACTTCGTTATTTCCATTAAGGAAAGCAAAGAGATCTTTGAACATACGACTTGCTGCACCAGACGCTGGAACAAACTTAACAACCTTGTGTCCCTCTGTCTGATAATGTTGCCATTTATGACAGGCATCCTCGCATGCTTCTTTATCAAGTACTATGACACCTTTCTTAGGTGTTGCCGCACCTTCAAGTTTCAAATAAGGGAAGCCTTTTTTAAAATCTTCCAATTGCCTATTAATCTGTTCTTCACTGATTCCTTTGTCGTGAATTTGTTTTAGGTCTTGTTCCTTTAACATAATGGTAAGGTGTTAAAAAGATTGTATTTTATCTGCAAAAATAACGAATTAAAGCGAAATAAAGAAGTTATTTGATACATTAATTCTTAATTATATCAATTTTCTTTGTATCTTTGCCTTTGAATAATAGTTATTTATTATGCCTATGGAAGAGAAATTCATTTATACGGATAAAGAAAGAGAATTATCTGAACAGATATTTGAAGGTTTTAAAGAAACACTTGGGCAAACGTTTTATGGGACAGATCTTCCTAAATTGCGCGAACATCTGAATAAGGTTGTATCAGATAACAACATCCATCGTAATGTATTCGGTTTAAACCCAATCCTCTGCTCATTGCAGACAGCAGCGATTGCTGTAAAGGATATCGGTTTAAATCGTGATTCAGTTGTTGCAATTCTCCTGTATCAGAGTGTTCAGGAAGGAATTCTCACACTTGAGAACATTAGTAAGGCATATGGCGAGGGTGTGTCAAAGATTATCCATGGGCTTATACGCGTTCAGATACTTTATCAAAAGACTCCAGTTATCGAAACTGAAAACTTCAGAAACCTTCTCCTGTCTTTCGCCGAAGACATGCGAGTCATTTTGATTATGATAGCTGATCGTGTCAATCTTATGCGGCAAATTCGTGATGTTGAGAATAAGGAGGCACAACGAAAAGTGTCTGAGGAAGCAAGCTATCTTTATGCACCTTTAGCTCATAAGTTAGGTTTATATCAGTTAAAGAGCGAGTTAGAAGACCTATCCTTGAAGTATCTTGAACACGATGCTTACTATCATATAAAGGATAAGTTAAACGCTACAAAGAAGGTTCGTGATGCTTATATCAGCAGTTTTATCAATCCTGTTAGCGAACAACTTAAGACAGCTGGTCTTAAATTCCATATAAAAGGCAGAACAAAGTCAATTCATTCTATCTGGCAGAAGATGAAGAAGCAAAAATGTGCCTTTGAAGGTATTTATGACCTCTTTGCCATCCGTATCATTCTCGATTCACCAGAAGATAAGGAGAAGATGCAATGTTGGCAGGCATATTCTATTGTAACCGATATGTATCAGCCAAATCCAAAACGACTACGTGACTGGCTCTCTGTTCCAAAGTCTAATGGATACGAATGTCTTCACATCACCGTACTTGGTCCTGACAAGAAGTGGGTAGAAGTGCAAATTCGTACAGAGCGTATGGATGAGATTGCCGAACATGGACTTGCAGCACACTGGAGATATAAAGGCGTAAAGGCTGAAGGCGGTATGGATAACTGGTTAGCTTCTATTCGTTCAGCACTCGAGGCCGGTAATAACCTGGAAGTAATGGATCAGTTCAAGTCTGACCTTTATGAAAAGGAGATTTATGTCTTCACACCAAAAGGCGACTTATTAAAGTTCCCAAAAGGTGTAACAGTTCTCGACTTTGCTTATCACATTCACTCAAAGATAGGAAATCAATGTGTCGGAGGAAAAATCAATGGTAAGAATGTTTCCTTCCGTACCGAGTTACATAGTGGTGATTCTGTTGAGATTTTAACTTCAACAACGCAAAAGCCTAATCGTGATTGGCTGAATATCTGTAAGTCATCACGTGCAAAAGCAAAGATACGTCTTGCATTGAAAGAAACTCAGATAAAGGATGGTCTTTATGCCAAGGAATTGCTCGAACGAAGGTTTAAGAACAAGAAAATTGAGATAGAAGATTCTACAATGGGCTATCTCATTCGTAAGTTAGGCTTCAAGGAAGTTTCTGAATTCTATAAACAGATTGCTGACGAGAAGCTTGATCCAAACCATGTTATTGAGGAATATCAGAAGGCCTACAACCATGTTCATAACCTCAATCAACCTAAAGAGGCTGAAAGTGCAGAAAACTTCGAGTTTGAAAGTCATACAACAGAATATATAAAGAATAATGATGACGTCCTTGTTATCGACAAAAATCTCAAAGGATTAGACTTCTCTCTTGCAAAGTGTTGCCACCCTATCTATGGTGATCCTGTCTTTGGCTTTGTGACAGTTAGTGGCGGAATCAAGATTCATCGTGAGGATTGTCCTAATGCACCAGAGATGCGT from Prevotella scopos JCM 17725 encodes:
- the rho gene encoding transcription termination factor Rho; the encoded protein is MLSKEELLEKGVSELEAIAQSTGAVYSPGDDKDKLVYAILDRQAEEAGTAHPLESKRKRTRIARKDTDRVYSVHGDEGENFDVQKNKNTATAQQSLFKELPQTKVEQNDEKSPEEILASIPKHRGRKSKAELEAIAAAEAAIKAKEAEQKNTEKMKEEEKEEKLEPSTSEDFIPEDQFSNVTPQDEGEDKEELLARLQEKVNAHNMNMEAAGYSELPDGIWPGDPGDGTDFIPIVDLPIEDQGIVPNYDMFDQPTTPAHLPSTPIYENAPVVNNANYDFSDIIKANGVLEVMPDGYGFLRSSDYNYLSSPDDVYIANNQIKQYGLKTGDVVECHVRPPHEGEKYFPLTSIDKINGRNPSEVRDRIPFEHLTPLFPDEKFTLCGDPRTTNLSTRIVDLFSPIGKGQRALIVAQPKTGKTILMKDIANAIAANHPEAYLMMLLIDERPEEVTDMARTVNAEVIASTFDEPAERHVKIAGIVLEKAKRMVECGHDVVIFLDSITRLARAYNTVAPASGKVLTGGVDANALQKPKRFFGAARNIEGGGSLTIIATALIDTGSKMDEVIFEEFKGTGNMELQLDRSLSNKRIYPAVNLVASSTRRDDLLQDRTTLDRMWILRKYIADMNSIEAMNSIHDRMRRTENNEEFLLSMND
- a CDS encoding DUF4301 family protein, which gives rise to MLKEQDLKQIHDKGISEEQINRQLEDFKKGFPYLKLEGAATPKKGVIVLDKEACEDACHKWQHYQTEGHKVVKFVPASGAASRMFKDLFAFLNGNNEVPVSDFEKEFFSKIHRFAFFDELSEKCKQLEGKSVDELVANGQYKAVVATLLNKEGMNYGQLPKGLLLFHSYNDGERTPMEEHLVEAARYAESNKQAHVHFTVSHEHLQLFKQKVTDKQAKYEAKFGVKFDISFSEQKPSTDTIAVNLDNTPFRNEDDSLLFRPGGHGALIENLNDLEADIVFIKNIDNVVPDSLKEDTIIWKMIIAGKLVALQERTFAYLRKLQKGGCSHTEQEEMLNFLQNELSCEKHDVVSLDDAALAEYLYKKLNRPMRVCGMVKNVGEPGGGPFLAYNHDATVSLQILESSQIDKNDEASMKMFTEGTHFNPVDLVCAIKDYMGNAFDLTKYVDKSTGFISSKSKNGHELKALELPGLWNGAMSDWNTIFIEVPLDTFNPVKTVNDLLREQHQ
- a CDS encoding RelA/SpoT family protein, which codes for MEEKFIYTDKERELSEQIFEGFKETLGQTFYGTDLPKLREHLNKVVSDNNIHRNVFGLNPILCSLQTAAIAVKDIGLNRDSVVAILLYQSVQEGILTLENISKAYGEGVSKIIHGLIRVQILYQKTPVIETENFRNLLLSFAEDMRVILIMIADRVNLMRQIRDVENKEAQRKVSEEASYLYAPLAHKLGLYQLKSELEDLSLKYLEHDAYYHIKDKLNATKKVRDAYISSFINPVSEQLKTAGLKFHIKGRTKSIHSIWQKMKKQKCAFEGIYDLFAIRIILDSPEDKEKMQCWQAYSIVTDMYQPNPKRLRDWLSVPKSNGYECLHITVLGPDKKWVEVQIRTERMDEIAEHGLAAHWRYKGVKAEGGMDNWLASIRSALEAGNNLEVMDQFKSDLYEKEIYVFTPKGDLLKFPKGVTVLDFAYHIHSKIGNQCVGGKINGKNVSFRTELHSGDSVEILTSTTQKPNRDWLNICKSSRAKAKIRLALKETQIKDGLYAKELLERRFKNKKIEIEDSTMGYLIRKLGFKEVSEFYKQIADEKLDPNHVIEEYQKAYNHVHNLNQPKEAESAENFEFESHTTEYIKNNDDVLVIDKNLKGLDFSLAKCCHPIYGDPVFGFVTVSGGIKIHREDCPNAPEMRKRFGYRVVKARWSGKGTSQYAITLRVIGNDDIGIVSNISNIISKDEKIVMRSINIDSHDGLFSGNLVVLLDDNSKLNMLIKKLRTVKGVKEVVRI